The segment TCATGCCTGTCTACCAGCTTTTGAAAAGCAGCAGCCAGTTTTTCTTCTTCTACTGCCCCTTTGATTTCATAGACTCCGTAAACATTATAGCTTACATTATCTTTATTTAACATTTGCTCATAATAAAGCCTCTCCTGTGCATGTGAAACAGGATATAACTCTCTTTTAGCTGCTTTTGAAATCACCTTTAACTGGCCATTGAGTGGCCTGTTCCCGGTAATCATTCCGGGCTGATCTGAATCTTGTACGTCCAGACTTATCTCAATTTCACTATGCTCCATCAATTCAGCAAGCTTTTCAACGGTTGAGTTTTCAAAGATCTTTCTTAGTTTAAGGTTAATGTGGAATTCCTGTCTGATGGTATTGATTAAATGAACCGCCAGGATAGAATGCCCGCCTAAAGTGAAGAAATCGTCTCTGACATCAATGGTCTGGCTGTCAATCTGTAAAAGATCTGCCCAGATCGTTGTTAATTTCTTCTGAATATAAGTTTTAGGTTTTTGTATATCTTCTCCTTTTGCAGCTTGTACAGGCAGTGGAAGCTGTTTCCTATCAATCTTCCCATTTTTAGTTACGGGTACACGTTCTATATGGACAAAGTATTTCGGGATCATATAAGGCGGCAGGTCTTTGCTCAGAAAAGAACGCATCTCATCTTCTGCTAAAGGTACTGCTGCTACATAATACACGCAGATCGATTTGTCATACTTGCTTTTAGTAATGACCTGTGTCAGTACCTGCTTTACGCCTTCAAATTCAACAAGCTTTCTTTCAATCTCACCCAGCTCTATTCTGAATCCCCTGATTTTAATTTGTGAATCATTACGTCCCAGGAATTCAATATTTCCATCCGGCAACCATCTCGCCATATCACCGGTTTCATAAAGCATTTCGCCTGCATCAAATGGGCTGGCTATAAATTTCTTATCACTCAGTTCTTTGTCATTGATATAGCCCTGTGCTAAACATTGACCACCAATATACAGATCGCCAGCCAGGCCTGCCGGACAAACATTCAGACTTTTATTCAGTACCAGGTATTTCGCGTTTTGAATAGGTTTGCCATAAGGAATACTTTTCCAGGCAGGATCAACCTGGTCAACTTCAAAAAAGTTAGACCAGACTGTCGCTTCAGTCGCCCCGCCTAATGCAATAAACCGCAGTTTAGCAAACAGTGATTTCATTTGAACAGGCATAGTCAAAGGAATCCAGTCTCCACTTAAAAAGGCAATTCGCAATTGACCTTTAGCACGCGCCTGAGTTTGACGATTTTCAAGGAATGGAATTACTTGCTGTAACATAGCAGGTGCTGAATCCCAGAAAGTAATCCCTTCTTCTACCATAATTTCGGCCAGGGTATCCGGATCTTCCAGTTCTTTTCTGTTAGCGATCCTTAACATTCCGCCCGCAGCCAGCATCCCAAAAATATCATATACCGAAAGGTCGAAACTAATAGAGCTTACAAAAAGCAATTTATCCTGTTCGCCAACGTGGTAGGTTTTGTTTACCCATTCAATCAGGTTAATTACAGGTTTATGTTGCACGGCAACACCTTTTGGATTTCCTGTCGATCCGGAAGTAAAGATGACATAAGCAAGGTCTTCACTCGAGTTGCAAACTGGTAAATTAGTAGCCGCATAAGCTGAAACATTCACAGGGTTCGCCGATCCGTTTTCAAACTGATGAACCGCTAAATCTCTTTTACTGTTCACATCAATAGCAATTACACTATTTACTTTAGGTGCTTCTTCTTTTAAGCTTCTTGCAGTTTCATAATAGTCGTAATCCGTCAGGATATATCCGGCTTCCACTGATTCCAGGATAATTCCAATCCTGCTGGCAGGTAAATAAGGTTCAACTGGTACATATTTCCCGCCAGCTTTCAAGATGCCCAGCAAGGCAATGATCAGTTCCACTCTGCGTTCCATAATCACCACAACAGCATCTTCTCTTTTGACACCACTGGTTCTTAAAATATGTGCAACTTTATTCGCCGCTGTATTTAACCATTCATAAGAGAAAGTGATCCCATCTGCTAAAATAGCTGGTTTGTCCAGAGATTTTAAAACTTGCTCCTCGAACAACTCTGTCAGTAATTTTTGTCCTTCGTAGCTTTCTTCTGTATCATTAAATTCTTTTAAAAGCTGATGTCTTTCTTTTTCGCCTATAAATTCAATATTGCCGATTTTAACCTCAGCATTGGCAAGAACAACAGCAATGATTTGTTTAAAATAAATAATAAAATTCTCAATCGTTTCTTTTCTGAATAAGCTGGTTGCATATTCAAAGGTCCCAAAAATACCGTCTTCACTTTCTACGGTAGTTAAGCGTAAATCAAACTTGGAGATTTTAGATCCGTTATCATAGTTCTCCATTTCCAGACCAGGGATCTTGAATGCGGAGAAATCAAAGTTCTCATGAGAGAAAACCACATCAAATAGTGGATTACGCCCCATATCTCTTTCAATTTTCAGGGCCTCGATCAATTCCTCATATTGATAAGATTGATTGGCAAAGAAGTCCAGACAGTTTGTTTTTACCTGAGATAAAAATTCTTTAAAGCCTAATGTTGCATCCGCATGATTTCTTAGCGGAATCATGTTGACAAACATTCCTGCCATATTTTCCAGGTCAGCATGTCCTCTTCCTGCTGTTGGCGTTCCGATCACAATATCATCCTGACTGGTAATTTTAGCCAGTAAAACATTATAAACTGCTAATAACAGCATAAATACGGATGTATTTTCAGCTTCGGCTATCGCTTTTAATTGTATGGTTTCTGCTTGTCCCAAAGCGAAGTTGATCGAATCTCCTGCATTACTTTTGATTAAGGGCCTTTCATTATCTATTGGCAATTGAAGTATAGCTGGTTCTTCTTCGAATTGTTTAAGCCAGAAATCTTTCTGGTTCAGTATTTCCTGCTTTTGTGCAGCACTTTGCTGCCACTCTGCGTAATCTTTGTATTGCAGTTTTAATGCCGGCAATTGTTCCTCATTGTAAAGTGACATGAAGTCTTTAATCAGAATTCCCCTGGATACACCATCTGTAATAATATGGTGCATATCGATAATCACCAGAGTTTCTGCCGGATTATTTTCCAGCATCCCTACTCTCACCAGTGGCCCCGCAGCCAGATCAAACGGCTGGATGAAAGCAGTGATGGCCTCTTCAATAGCCGTCGAAGGTGCGGTAAGCTGTGCAACATTAAAATTGAAATTTTCCAGTATGACCTGTTTAGGTGTCTCATTTTCAAAGACAAATGAAGTTCTTAAGCTTTCGTGACGCGCAATCAATTTTCTGAAAGCATTTTCAAACTTAACAGTATTTAAATCTCCTTTCAACCAGAACAGAATGGTCTCGTTATAAACAATACTTTCCTTATCAAACATTTGCAGGAAGTACATTCTTTTTTGTGCCGAGGATAAAGAATAATTTTCTTTTAATTCCGCTTCAGGGATTTCAGCAAAACTGCTGTCCGGTTCATCACTTTCCAGTTTTGAGCGCAATAACCTTAATGTAGGATATTTAAAGACGTCTTTAACAGAATAATTAACGCCCAGTTTCTGGTTTACCCTGGCAATAAAGGTCATTCCACGTAACGAATCACCACCAAGTTCAAAGAAGTCATCATCCAGACCAATATCAGTTTTGCCGAAGAATTCCGCGAAAATTGCAGTCAGTTTTTCTTCCAGTGTACCGCTCAGAGGCCCTGCTTTCTCAGCCACTGGTGCAACATTGACTAAATTTGCTTTAACCTCGCTGAATTCTGCCTGATAAGCCCGGATCGCAGCACCTATATTTTCTTTATAAATGGTAGATACCTGTACTTTGCTTTGCAGACAGTGGTGAAATATTTTTACGCCGTCTTCCGGATAAATCCCATCTGTAATTTGTGAATTGATCAGGTCAACATCATTTGTATTTGCAGTTTTTAAACGTGCTTTAATAGTCATCCCTACATTCAACCAGTCACACCAGTTGATTGCAAAAGCATGTGTACCTGTCTTTTTCTTAATATAGTATGGATAGTTTTCCAGGAATTCATTGGCCGCATTGTAAGCGGTCTGCCCAAATTTAGACTGATACAAGACATTCCCAACAGAAGAGAAAAGCGAGATGAAGTCCAGATTTTTAAAGTTCAGGTATTTTTCAAATAACAGCAGTCCATGTACTTTCGAAGAAACCGATTGAATGAGTTCATTTTTATCCCTGTTTAACAGAATGCCGCCGTAGTCAATTTCTCCCGCAGCCCAGATCAGGCCGTTTAACCCGTATTGTTGAATTTCACTGGCCATTATTTTCACCTGCTCTTCATTGGAAACATCCAGTTGGCGTAAGGTTACAGTACATCCGGTTGCTTCCATGTGCTGAAGCTCCATAATTTTTATACTGATGCGGTCTTGTTTGCCATTCGCAGCAATCCAGTTGCTCCATTGTCCTTTTCCAGGGAAATCTGAACGGTGTACAAGAATTACATTCGCCTGATGCTGATGCACAAGATTTGCTGCAATTGCAAAGCCCATTCCACCAAATCCACCTGTAATCAGGTAGGTACCACCGTTTACAATAGCAACATTAGAGCCGACTTTAGCATTGCTGTCAAAAGAATTGAAGGCACGTATCCATCTTTGTTTGTATCTGTAAGCCACAAACGGATCATTGGATTCATAAAGGATCTCGTTAATTAATTGAATACTGTACTCATGCAGTTGATTTTCATTTTTAAAAGGATATGGAATATCCAGTACCTTACATTTAATGTTCATCATCTCCAATGGAATTACCCTTGATGGCCCCTGAATACTCGCTTTTAAAGGATCAACCTGATCTCCTTCGGTCACATTGGCCAAACGGTTATTAATCACGGTTAACTGAACAGGCTCCGATCTACCTGCAATAGAGAGTGATTTCGCCAGGCAGGATAAACCTATATAACCCGTAGAGAATTGTGTTTCAATAGCTTCATATTTTACAGTCAGTGGCTGGCTGCTCAATGCACGACAATAAATGATATGATGAATAGTCAACTCTTGTGCCGCAAGGTCATTCCATAATTCGGCCAGTGCTTCGGTCTGTGTAAGATTCAATTCATAATGCTGATTATCTAATTTCCTGAAGACTGATCCATTTCTGATTTCAATTACATTTTGCCCATTGGATTGTAAGTCTTTGAGGATTGCACTGCTAAGAACTTCTGTTCCTGAAAATACCAGGAAGTTCATTTGTTTTTCTTTTAACTCCGCGGCCTCATTAGGGAGCGATGATAATTGCCAGCTATGGGCATGGATATAATTTTCCACGTGAGTTCCGCTTACCGGAGGAAGAGCTTTTAATTGACTTTGAACCAGTGTAAATGCATCAACATCGGTAGTAAAAGGAGTTTTATGGAATGCATAAGCTGGCAGAGAAACTTTTTGTCTTTGTTCATCGGTATAATAACTATCCCAATCCACTTTAACTCCCAGCAACCACAAGCGGCCTAGTTTTTCAATAAGATATTTCTGATCGTTGATTTGCTGGTTGAATTGACGGGTAGTATTCAGGATATGATGCCCCGCTGTTTTTAGTTTATTTTCTGAGAGATAATTGCTGAGTGCTCTGCCTGGCCCTATTTCTATAAACACAGCATCACCCTGATTCAGCAACCACTGGCTGCCTTTTAAGAAATTAACGGTACTGCGTAAATGTTTACTCCAATAAGCAGGGGTTTTCAATTCTTCGCAGGTAACCAGTTCACCTGAAAGATTGGACACGTATGGAATTTGTGGTTGGTTAATTGTTACCAGAGAAACTTCCTGTTCAAATTTGCTGAGTATTTCATCCATCATGTGAGAATGAAAAGCATGCGAAGTATGGAGCAGTTTTGCTTCATATCCACTTAATTTAACATGAGCTTCGAAGGTTTCAATAGCTGCCGTTGTGCCTGCAACAACACAAGAGTTTTCGCTGTTAAGCGCAGCAACATCAATCCCTTCAAAATTCTCTTTTAACAAATTCAGCTCTTTTTCAGTACAGTTGATACTCAGCATCCCTCCTTGTTCTACTTCGCTCATTAACTGTCCGCGGCGCACCACCAAACGAATTGCATCGTTCAGGCTGAATACGCCGCTAATACAAGCTGCAACATACTCTCCCACGCTGTGCCCAATCATATATTCAGGCTTTACACACCATCTCATCAGTAATTTTGCCATTGCATATTCCATTATAAATAACAATGGTTGTGCATATTGGGTATTATTTATAGTTTTATTTTGTCCGTCTTTATTGGTTAAAACTGCCTGCAAATCTGCATCGGTATAAGTCTTTGCAATTTCAAAGCAGGCATCAACCTGATCTTTGAAGAAGCCTTCCTTCTCATAAAGGTCCTGGTACATGTTGATGTACTGTGCACCCTGTCCTGAAAACATAAACACAATATTTTGAAGATCTTCCTGTGTTTCGGAAGCGTTATGATCAATGAATTTATGATCAGTTAAAATCTGAATAGCTTCTGCACCGTTTGCCGCAATCAGCATTCTCCGGTATTTAAACTTGTCTCTTCCTTTTTGCAGCGTGTAAGCGATATCGGCCAGGGAAGCAGGATTTTCTTTCTTAAAGTAATCAGTCAGTCTGACTGTGTTTTCTTCCAGACTTGCCTGTGATTTTGCAGACAGGAAAATGAGTTGATGATCCCTGGTTTGTGGCTGAAGTTCAAGTTCCGGCGCTTCTTCCAATACGATATGCGCATTTGTGCCACCGATGCCAAATGAGCTCACTCCTGCTCTTAATGGCTCACCTGATTGCTGCTGCCAGCTGGTTAATTTATTGTTGACATAAAACGGGCCGTTAGTAAAGCTGATATTGGCATTCGGAGCCGTAAAATGTAAACTTGGCGGAAGCTGTTTATGCTTCAGGGTCAGGATCGTTTTAATAAAACCAGCTACACCCGCAGCTGTATCCAGGTGACCAATATTAGATTTAACAGATCCTATAGCACATTTGATAACTTTTTCGTTTCCGAAAGCTTCATTCAAAGCCTCAATTTCTATTGCATCTCCAAGCGCTGTTGCCGTTCCGTGAGTCTCTATATAAGTGATGCTGGATGAATCCACACCAGCCATTTTATGTGCTTTTTTGATCGCATCAACCTGCCCCTTTACGCTTGGTGCAGTATAACCGACTTTACTGTTACCATCATTGTTGATCGCAGTTCCTTTGATAATACCATAAATGTTATCTCTGTCTCTGATCGCGTCTTTAAGTTTTTTCAATACGATTACTCCTGCACCTTCTCCACCTACTGTACCATCAGAGTCTACATCAAAAGGTCTGCATTTACCATCCTTCGAGGTAATCATACCTTTCTCATAGAGATACCCTTTTTTTGAATAGTTATGGACAGCAATTCCTCCGGCCAATGCCATTCCACATTCCCCCAGCAATAAGCTATTGCAAGCTTCATGGATAGCGACCAGCGAAGAAGAACAGGCAGTTTGCAGGTAAACAGCAGGGCCTTTTAAATTAAATTTATAGGCGATCCTTGAACTTAGAAAAGAGACTTCTCTGAGATGTGATGCTGAAAAATCATCTACCAGCTGTTCTCTGTTTTTATGCATGGAATACAAGACCCAGTTTACATTTGGTGTACCGGTTGCGAATACGCCTACTTTTTCTTTCAGCGCTGTGGTGCTATAACCGCTGTCTTCCAAAGCCTCCCAGCAGCATTCGTGAAAGATCCTTAATT is part of the Pedobacter cryoconitis genome and harbors:
- a CDS encoding non-ribosomal peptide synthetase/type I polyketide synthase, which produces MRKYTGLEVAVIGLAGRFPQADTIEQYWENLKNGKDCISELSDAELLAEGVSEQLLKNKDYVKANSYLENKKYFDAEFFGYRPDEAELMDPQLRIFHECCWEALEDSGYSTTALKEKVGVFATGTPNVNWVLYSMHKNREQLVDDFSASHLREVSFLSSRIAYKFNLKGPAVYLQTACSSSLVAIHEACNSLLLGECGMALAGGIAVHNYSKKGYLYEKGMITSKDGKCRPFDVDSDGTVGGEGAGVIVLKKLKDAIRDRDNIYGIIKGTAINNDGNSKVGYTAPSVKGQVDAIKKAHKMAGVDSSSITYIETHGTATALGDAIEIEALNEAFGNEKVIKCAIGSVKSNIGHLDTAAGVAGFIKTILTLKHKQLPPSLHFTAPNANISFTNGPFYVNNKLTSWQQQSGEPLRAGVSSFGIGGTNAHIVLEEAPELELQPQTRDHQLIFLSAKSQASLEENTVRLTDYFKKENPASLADIAYTLQKGRDKFKYRRMLIAANGAEAIQILTDHKFIDHNASETQEDLQNIVFMFSGQGAQYINMYQDLYEKEGFFKDQVDACFEIAKTYTDADLQAVLTNKDGQNKTINNTQYAQPLLFIMEYAMAKLLMRWCVKPEYMIGHSVGEYVAACISGVFSLNDAIRLVVRRGQLMSEVEQGGMLSINCTEKELNLLKENFEGIDVAALNSENSCVVAGTTAAIETFEAHVKLSGYEAKLLHTSHAFHSHMMDEILSKFEQEVSLVTINQPQIPYVSNLSGELVTCEELKTPAYWSKHLRSTVNFLKGSQWLLNQGDAVFIEIGPGRALSNYLSENKLKTAGHHILNTTRQFNQQINDQKYLIEKLGRLWLLGVKVDWDSYYTDEQRQKVSLPAYAFHKTPFTTDVDAFTLVQSQLKALPPVSGTHVENYIHAHSWQLSSLPNEAAELKEKQMNFLVFSGTEVLSSAILKDLQSNGQNVIEIRNGSVFRKLDNQHYELNLTQTEALAELWNDLAAQELTIHHIIYCRALSSQPLTVKYEAIETQFSTGYIGLSCLAKSLSIAGRSEPVQLTVINNRLANVTEGDQVDPLKASIQGPSRVIPLEMMNIKCKVLDIPYPFKNENQLHEYSIQLINEILYESNDPFVAYRYKQRWIRAFNSFDSNAKVGSNVAIVNGGTYLITGGFGGMGFAIAANLVHQHQANVILVHRSDFPGKGQWSNWIAANGKQDRISIKIMELQHMEATGCTVTLRQLDVSNEEQVKIMASEIQQYGLNGLIWAAGEIDYGGILLNRDKNELIQSVSSKVHGLLLFEKYLNFKNLDFISLFSSVGNVLYQSKFGQTAYNAANEFLENYPYYIKKKTGTHAFAINWCDWLNVGMTIKARLKTANTNDVDLINSQITDGIYPEDGVKIFHHCLQSKVQVSTIYKENIGAAIRAYQAEFSEVKANLVNVAPVAEKAGPLSGTLEEKLTAIFAEFFGKTDIGLDDDFFELGGDSLRGMTFIARVNQKLGVNYSVKDVFKYPTLRLLRSKLESDEPDSSFAEIPEAELKENYSLSSAQKRMYFLQMFDKESIVYNETILFWLKGDLNTVKFENAFRKLIARHESLRTSFVFENETPKQVILENFNFNVAQLTAPSTAIEEAITAFIQPFDLAAGPLVRVGMLENNPAETLVIIDMHHIITDGVSRGILIKDFMSLYNEEQLPALKLQYKDYAEWQQSAAQKQEILNQKDFWLKQFEEEPAILQLPIDNERPLIKSNAGDSINFALGQAETIQLKAIAEAENTSVFMLLLAVYNVLLAKITSQDDIVIGTPTAGRGHADLENMAGMFVNMIPLRNHADATLGFKEFLSQVKTNCLDFFANQSYQYEELIEALKIERDMGRNPLFDVVFSHENFDFSAFKIPGLEMENYDNGSKISKFDLRLTTVESEDGIFGTFEYATSLFRKETIENFIIYFKQIIAVVLANAEVKIGNIEFIGEKERHQLLKEFNDTEESYEGQKLLTELFEEQVLKSLDKPAILADGITFSYEWLNTAANKVAHILRTSGVKREDAVVVIMERRVELIIALLGILKAGGKYVPVEPYLPASRIGIILESVEAGYILTDYDYYETARSLKEEAPKVNSVIAIDVNSKRDLAVHQFENGSANPVNVSAYAATNLPVCNSSEDLAYVIFTSGSTGNPKGVAVQHKPVINLIEWVNKTYHVGEQDKLLFVSSISFDLSVYDIFGMLAAGGMLRIANRKELEDPDTLAEIMVEEGITFWDSAPAMLQQVIPFLENRQTQARAKGQLRIAFLSGDWIPLTMPVQMKSLFAKLRFIALGGATEATVWSNFFEVDQVDPAWKSIPYGKPIQNAKYLVLNKSLNVCPAGLAGDLYIGGQCLAQGYINDKELSDKKFIASPFDAGEMLYETGDMARWLPDGNIEFLGRNDSQIKIRGFRIELGEIERKLVEFEGVKQVLTQVITKSKYDKSICVYYVAAVPLAEDEMRSFLSKDLPPYMIPKYFVHIERVPVTKNGKIDRKQLPLPVQAAKGEDIQKPKTYIQKKLTTIWADLLQIDSQTIDVRDDFFTLGGHSILAVHLINTIRQEFHINLKLRKIFENSTVEKLAELMEHSEIEISLDVQDSDQPGMITGNRPLNGQLKVISKAAKRELYPVSHAQERLYYEQMLNKDNVSYNVYGVYEIKGAVEEEKLAAAFQKLVDRHDTLRTSFLLKEDTLLQRINEGVEFNLIHLDDNKYQGIKEAFADFIQPFDLSADSLLRAALLNYKGTRLLFVDIHHIVCDGISLNILMNDFKQLYTGHDLPALDLSYVDYAVWQKETAAIEEQQKQYWMNQLAGELPQLSLPVSQDREYVSIQSAATGSMEISGTQYNQIKEFIATSKVTDYMFFLSVYYLLLAKISGDTDIIIGTDMIGRTQTELQDVVGTFINLLPLRLQLQPEESYTVFLEKVKNCVLGAFENQDYQYDQIISLLNQEERLEGKLIHVHFAFANYFDQQTTQNELDIVPFETALKESTQFEFKIEAREEGGKYYLSFIYSDELYTAEVISLLMEYYSNILNTVLHETQISIEEIELENVLGQAC